CAGTAACATAGGAAACTATTTAAAATGAaacaaagaaaaggaaaaagaatgAATGATGCTCTTTCTCTCTACTATAACACGCTTATTTTGTCGGGGAGTATCGTGTGGTATTAACCTTCACTGGCTGCCCCTTCTCTGAATTCTATCATCTATCGCTTCTGGAATTTTAATACACTATTTGGCGACTGAGTTTTTTGCCGGAGGTGGAACTGAGATGCATCCCGAGACCCAAATTCCTACacatgacaccgtcacctacaaAAATCAGATCTCGAGTAAGATAAGGGCCATGTGTCTATGCCATATAGTTTGCAGCTACGATGTGCTAGCCTGCTTGAGGCGGACATGGCAAAACCAACAACTATACGGCACTAGGCCTTTAAACCGACAACAAAGAGCAAGTGTTGAGCAGACCAGAAAACTGCAGAAACACTGACAACTGACGAGTAATCAAGTAAGTAGTACATGGGTTGGGGAAGAGAATAAATGCAAATTGGAACCTCAGTAAATGTGAAAATAAGGTTAATTTTACTCTTACCATTACAAAATTTGTAATTGTTGCGTATTATGAGAGGATATCGGGTAAAAATGTAAAATCGATTCTCTTATGACTACTAAAGTCATACAGTGATACAAAGCCAATAGACATGGGATGGAGGGCATGCATGTCTATCGACGTCCTGAAACTTCCTTAAAGTTGAATTCGCTGCATGTATATCCCTACAAGAGTCTATTTCTACCTTCGTCAAAAACCAGGCGTACATGACATAGTTTCACGGTAATCAGATACGTAGGTCGGTCCTTATCAATGCTGCTATGTTCTGCTTTTGCCAAAAGGAAAACCACAAATCATGTATAACTACTTAACTAGTTGTACAGGAAATTGATAGAGATCTTGTCACATTTTCCTATTTCTCAGAAACAGGGCAGCTCGCCGCATTGGACTCTCATCCCCTTGGTGCACCTCGCGTATTTTAAAACTAAGTTATAAACTGGTCTCCTCTCTCCTACTTATACGGATTGTGGACAATGATCCACACGCTTAGAAAAACCGACTAGGATGAATCCAGTTATTGTTGCTCTACAAAACAATACCCTAATTCAACCCTGTATTGTATTAACCAGTTTCAGCCTATGCTGCCCAGACTCTTCAATATTACCTCACATACCCATGTCGGACACGCGACACTCAGGACGTGGGTAGGAAACTCagacacttcattttagaccaaaaacatgaattttattaataaaatacACGAATCCGACACTTGGACGCACGCCTGTGTCTGATACTTCTAACCGAGTCCGAGCAACATTCAGCAACACAAATGACTATATCAGAAACATACCAACCAGAAATAAACATCAGTATGATCATACAGCAGAAATGCAACAAACACAGTGTATTAAAAACCATGGGCAGAAGAAAATCAAGAACATACCAATCAAACTTCAGCTGCAGCAGTATACATCATCTCGACTTCGGTTTCTGCAACAAAGCAGTCAAATAAACCTCACCATTCTTAATCCCACTAGAATCCATCTTATTCCCAGTAGCCCATTTCACAATCTTATACCCCAACTTATTAATCAAAGGCTTATAAACCTTTTCCAAATCGCCGTCTTTACTAAAAAAATGATCAACCCACAAAAACCCGCCTCCTCGCAACACTCTATCAACATCAAACATCAAAAACTCCAACATTACCACAGGTATCCATCTATTCACAGCATGCCCACACCTCACCAAATCCACCACCCCATCAAAAACCGGCAAGCGTTGTTGCAGCGGCGTATGCATTGCCACCAAACCCCTAAGTGCATTCACCTCACTAAAGGGTACACCTAAATTCATAGTAGTAGTCAAAACAGTCACATTCCTTTCCTGCATTTTCGCAGCGAAACTACCACTCCCTCCACCAATATCAATCCCTAATCTCAACACTGATCCAGCTCGTTTCGCAATGTCTAACAATTGAGGTATAGTAAGATCTAAATCAGACTTATAAACCATAAATTCCTGCTTATTAACCTCAAGATCATTACCATTTAACCCGAGTTTCGGGTCCAAACACTTAAAACTCCTGCAACTAGCCTTACCATTAGCATTAGGATTAGTATAACTACTCCAAATAACATTTGAATCAAGTGAATTAAACCTAGGGTTTGCAGGTGTTCTAGAAA
This sequence is a window from Silene latifolia isolate original U9 population chromosome 8, ASM4854445v1, whole genome shotgun sequence. Protein-coding genes within it:
- the LOC141596251 gene encoding putative methyltransferase At1g29790 encodes the protein MAAMSFTMGLNLILLVAMVATNIISLYHLSSTTNFFKFNQKSQLSSTTQVPNHLLRQLHTIRATINHLTRLHPPSRATNVAVRPSDLVMLSHFSPIPSSCHDFPELLYQYMNYTVFELCPKDAQLAESLILRGCHPLPRRRCFSRTPANPRFNSLDSNVIWSSYTNPNANGKASCRSFKCLDPKLGLNGNDLEVNKQEFMVYKSDLDLTIPQLLDIAKRAGSVLRLGIDIGGGSGSFAAKMQERNVTVLTTTMNLGVPFSEVNALRGLVAMHTPLQQRLPVFDGVVDLVRCGHAVNRWIPVVMLEFLMFDVDRVLRGGGFLWVDHFFSKDGDLEKVYKPLINKLGYKIVKWATGNKMDSSGIKNGEVYLTALLQKPKSR